The genomic DNA TCCGCATTACTGTGGGTATTTCAGGGACAGGGGGCGGTTTCAGGAAATTCTGCGCAAAAGAGATCGATATAGTAAACGCTTCAAGAGCCATAAAGGCTTTAGAAGTGGAGGAGTGCCGTAAAAATGGGGTGGAGTTCATAGAACTTAAGGTGGCCTTCGACGGATTGGCGGTGGTGGTTAACCCCCAAAACGATTGGGTGGATTACCTGACAGTGGAAGAATTAAAGAAAATATGGGAGCCTGAAGCCCAGGAGAAAATAACCCGCTGGAGCCAGATTCGGCCCAACTGGCCCGATAAAGAGCTGCGCCTCTATGGCCCAGGGGTTGATTCAGGAACATATGATTATTTCACTGAGGTAATAGTCGGAAAAGGTGGAAGCAGCCGAGGAGATTTCCTGGCCAGTGAGGATGATAACGTGTTAGTTCAAGGAGTGGCTTCAGACCCGCTGGCTCTGGGCTATTTCGGTTTGGCCTATTACGAAGAGAATGCCGATAGACTTAAACTTGTTCCCATAGACGCAGGGGCTGGCCCCATCCTCCCCTCGTATGAGACCGTAATTAAAGGACTCTACAAACCTCTTTCACGGCCCCTTTTTATTTACGTGAACAAGTCTGCAGCAGAGCGCCCAGAAGTCCAGGCTTTTGTGGAATTTTACCTCAACCCCCAGAATGCTGGGAAGCTGGTGAGAGAGGTGGGCTATATCCCTCTGCCTGAGGAAGAGCTGAGAAAAGCTCTTGAACGATTCAGAAAAAGGGTGACAGGCTCTGAATATGCTCATTAAAAGGGCTGAGCGAGGGCTAAAAAAGAGCGCCTTTGCCCTGTATGCTTTGGCTTTAACTTTCATTCTGATTTTAGCTTTGGCCTTTGTACTGAAGCCCAAGTCGAAAGATTTCACGCCTTTCCTTCTGCCTGCCTCACCTTACATCACCTCACCTGGTATAAATGTGGAACTTGAAAGCCTCAACGATGAAGAGCTACAGAAGACTCTGGACCTTCTATACCAAGCGGGTTTTCAATGGG from Anaerolineae bacterium includes the following:
- a CDS encoding PstS family phosphate ABC transporter substrate-binding protein — its product is MRRWPLLFIVTIFTLTMCKAPPTPQGLSGNIIVDGSSTVYPITEAMAEEFQKLNPNVRITVGISGTGGGFRKFCAKEIDIVNASRAIKALEVEECRKNGVEFIELKVAFDGLAVVVNPQNDWVDYLTVEELKKIWEPEAQEKITRWSQIRPNWPDKELRLYGPGVDSGTYDYFTEVIVGKGGSSRGDFLASEDDNVLVQGVASDPLALGYFGLAYYEENADRLKLVPIDAGAGPILPSYETVIKGLYKPLSRPLFIYVNKSAAERPEVQAFVEFYLNPQNAGKLVREVGYIPLPEEELRKALERFRKRVTGSEYAH